The Loxodonta africana isolate mLoxAfr1 chromosome 1, mLoxAfr1.hap2, whole genome shotgun sequence genomic sequence tgcgtagtattccattgtgtgaatataccacaatttatttaaccattcatcttttggtggacaccttggttgcttccagctttttgctattgtaaacagagctgcaataaacatgggtgtgcatatatctgtttgtgtgaagactcttatttctctagggtatattctgaggagtgggatttctgggttgtatggtagttctatttctaactttttaagaaaacgccagatagatttccaaagtggttgtacctttttacattcTGGTGGGTCATTTTTGCTGTCACCAGCTACATTGCCACGACGAACATCTTTGACAGAGACATTCTTGACATTGAAGCCTACATTGTCCCCAGGGAGAGCTTCGCTCAAAGCTTCATGGTGCATTTCAACAGACTTTACTTCAGTGGTGACGTTGACTGGAGCAAAGGTGACCACCATGCCAGGCTTGAGAACACCAGTCTCCACTCTGCGTATAGGGACAGTACTAATACCACCAATTTTGTACACATCCTGGAGAGGCAGATGCAGGGGCTTGTCAGTTGGATGGGTTGGTGGCAGGATGCAATCCAGAGCTTCAAGCAGTGTGGTTCCACTGGCATTGCCATCCTTACGGGTGACTTTCCATCCCTTGAACCAAGGCATGTTAGCACTTGGCTCCAGCATGTTGTCACCACTCCAACCAGAAATTGGCACAAATGCTACCGTGTCAGGGTTGTGGCCAATTTTCTTAATATAGGTGCTGACTTCCTTAACGATTTCCTCGAATCTCTTCGGACTGTAGGGTGGCTCAGTAGAATCCATTTTGTTAACACCAACAATTAGCTGTTTCACACCCAGTGTGTAAGCCAGAAGGGCATGCTCACGGGTGTGCCCGTTCTTGGAGATACCAGCTTCAAATTCACCAACACCGGCAGCAACAATCAGGACAGCACAGTCAGCCTGTGATGTTCCTATAATCATGTTTCTGATGAAGTCTCTATGTCTTGGGGCATCGATGATGGTCACATAGTACTTGCTGGTCTCAAATTTCCACAGGGAGATATCAATGGTGATGCCTTGCTCACGTTCAGCTTTCAGTTTATCCAAGACCCAGGCATACTTGAAGGAGTCCTTTCCCATCTCAGCAGCTTCCTTCTCAAATTTTTCGATGGTTCTTCTGTCGATTCCACCCCATTTGTAGATCAGGTGACCAGTAGTGGTGGACTTGCCTGAATCTACGTGCCCAATGATGACGATGTTGATGTGGGTCTTTTCCTTTCCCATTTTAGCTTAGACTTTGGGATAGTTTTCACCAACACCTGCGTTCTGGCGGCAAAACCATTGCGAAAATCTAAAGAGATCTTGTGATTAAAGCCATCACCACTAAATGTATGAAGCGTGCtgtttaactttaaaatatagtTGATCCATGTGTATGGTTCAGCCGAATACACTGACCATTTCTGAAAATACTCAAAAGTGCTCTCTGGATGTATTTGCTCCTTTCCTGAGAAAATTAACTGCATTTAACTTTCCTTTTGTGCAAAATTTCCTTCTGTCATTGTTGTCTTTCCTTGTACCAAGTGGCTTTACCAAAAAAATGACAGCTGATTGGATCAGTGGCCGAATCAGAGAGAGTCGTATAGAAGCTggcctattataagaactctctGGAAGAACAATGCTTTATAAGAGCAGGGCAAAAGAACtcaaaaattctctttgttttGGTGAGTTGAATCCAAGTCATACAAAGAGAAGTAAAAAAGAGAAGAtgaagcagagacagagagatgctGAGTCACAGGAGTGATAGAATGATAGAGCTGGAGGTCAAAGAGGCCCTCTGAACTGGAAATTTGTCTTTTTGCCCTCAGCCCTAGTCCCTTCGCTTCCCCTGCATTGATCAGTATCGCTAACTTCTGGCTATGTTAAGCTCATGGGAAGCGCTGGTAGACATTTGACTGCACGAAGAAGGTAGAAGCCAGGGTATTTCTCCACTGTTTTCTGTCTCCGTTAGTACGTCTTTGATAGACAGTGTATTTCAGCTCCTGCCTGAAAGCTCCTCCCAGCTCCCTCTAGGCAAGTCCACTGTGGTTACATTTTTCCCAGGTGGCCCTGCTTTGTAAATTCTAGTAGCACCACTTTCTCTCCAGCCCTCAGGATAATAGCAGATGATTGTTATTCTTAGTGGGTGCCACCATTCCCTGTTGGACCTCCCATGTCTTCAATATATGTGAACCCAATTCTTGTATTAAATTCCTTCTACTTCAAATAGCTACAGTAGTTTCTGGTTTCCCAACTGGACCATAACTACACTCTTTACTAAGGAGATGAATTCTAGAGTTGCTGTCAATGCACTATGAAAACTGAAACAAGCTGGACAGCATACCCTTTTCAGTCTCTGCTATGAATTGCAGAGATAGTTTTTGGAGTTCCTTTCTTCTCCCATATGGCTTTACAATATATGTCCATCACTTGAGATACCCTGAGTGTATCTCTGATTCTCGCAACCTGAAAGAATCCAGTATAATTCAAGCAATGGTGTACAGAGAATAACTCTCTTATCAAAAAGGTCAATTGTTTAATCAAACTGTCACAGAAAGCTTAAGATAACAGCAAATCCTGATAGGAATCTTTTTATCATTTATATGGATAATTATCCCATTTACAAGCTGGGACTCATAGACCAGGGCTCAGTGGGAAGTACATCCTTTGGTGGAATATGGGCCTGTTTCATAGCTTTTATAATATTTCCTTAAGATTATAACCCTTTTGCTTACTCAAACAATGGAGATAGTCAAGACTAGTCTTTCATTATACATATTCTTATAAGAGCCTCAGAGTTAACCTCACAATAGTATTAGAACTCAAAATGAGGCAATAATCTTAAATGGCAGCCTTATCTTTTAGGAAGGGGACATGGATCTGAGACTAAGGcatctgaattttttaaaagcctTGTAGATAACTCTGATATGCGTCCAATCCTGACAATCATTAGTAAAGATATTTGATTAACTGATAGAATtcctttcaacatttttttccaaTGGTCACCCTGGTCATGTGGTAGATTTTCTTGCTCTGAGTTGATACATGATATTAAAAGCATATTTGTCAGAAATCCCAATCTAGGTATCCAAAAAAATGCaaagcaggaatgcaaagagaaacctgtacaccaatgttcattgcagcaccattcaTGATAGTCAAAAGGAGGAAACAACAAAATGtgcataaacagatgaatggataaacaaaatgcgatATATACactcaatggaatattattcaaccatacaGAGCAATGAAGTTCCGTTACATGCCACAGTATACATGAatgttgaaaacattatgctgagtgaaataagccaggcacaaaaggacaaaggtTATATTATCCCACCTACatgaaacaggcaaatgtacagagaccaaagcttattagtggttagcaggggtgggagggaggtgaAGAGGGGGAGTCATGCTTAGAGGAACTGAGTTTCTGtcaatggtggtgaaataatttggaaaaagataacgGAGATGGTAGcccaacatgatgaacacaatcaatgtcactgaattatacatgtaaaaattgttgaattgaaaaaaaaaattgttatatgtatttttaccataataatttttaaaaaccatatttagaaaaataagtacAATTTGGCGTTGTTTCAGAGGAAATACATATGAAGAACTTATGTCATGTTCCCATAAGAGTAGAAAACCACATAAAGGAATCAAGCATGTTCTTTGGGATATCAGCGAATAACGCACAAAAGTCGAAACCTAGACCAAGTGAAAGTCAAGAGGAAGATGACAGGGTCACTGTCCCAGATTGGTACGTGCCGGAGACACTAATCCTGAGTTTCTTCAGGCAGTTTCTCCAGCACCACTTAGGAAACAGTCTCATTAAATTGCATGATAAGAATTTCAAAGCGATGGGTAGCCTGAAATACTGCTGGCTGAACAGGCATTAAAGTAATGCTTGTTGCAACACAACTCCACTGGGCAGGAAGGGTGAAAGCCAAGCCGGCAGGCAGCTCTACATTCAGGTGAGTGGGGTGACCAAAAGCCAGTTGAATAGAAGACATACCTTAGAGGCAATCAGAGCTGCCTGGTGGTAGAAGACTAGGGAATAAGAGGAGCAAAAAATTCTTTGTAGGAACAAAGAAGATAAGATAAAGTGTGAGGATTCACTGTAAAAGAAACCTTTGGTTTGATTCTCAGTGCTGGGGAGACCAGCTGGAGCTAACTTGCTTTCAGATTCAGAGAGGTGTGTCAAACTCATAGTAGGATATAGATGGGAGCTCTGTcaggagtttactttcatgaaacagttgctgtcgagttgattctgactcgtggtgacctcatgtgtgtcagagtaaactgtgctccatagagttttcaaggactgtttttggaggtagattgccaggtctttcttccgcagcacctctgggtgaattcgaacttctaacctttctgttaacagcagagcgtgttaactgtttgcaccacccaaactGCTTactatattattgttgttgttagtagaactgttccatagagttttcgaggctgtgacttaTTGGAATCAGATCGCCAGGTtttacttccaaggagcctctgggtgggctcaaactgccatccttttagtCAGTGCTTAcctgtttgcattacccaggaaCTCTCCTTACTTATTAAGGGACTTGAAAGCTTTCTGGGAGACAACACATTCTAAGGGAAGTCACCTTAAGAATCTGGCACAGGGTTCTTTCCCCTTTGTCGTTACCCTGTGATAATGGCCTAAAGATGGCTTATCACCTCAAGCCGGACAAGTGGTGCCTTTGGGGAAAAGGGATGGGTGAGGAACGGTGAAGCTGGAACTTCCAAAAGGACAGAAGAGGGAACTGCCAAAGAATACTTAGCCTGCACGTTTTCATAAAGACCTGGCGGCCACCCATATTCTTAACATAGTCAGCTTCGCTTATGTTCTTCTGTTTTTTCAATAGACGTTTCtttcttacagaaaaaaaaaaaaagcaaaatcatgAAACTTGTCAGGATGTTTTACTTAAACGATAGCTGATTCAAATGCTCTGTGTGATGTTATTCATTTCCATATTAATGGCAATGTAACAGTTAGCTAGATactattttattaaattacttgGAATAGTTATTTGGAAGTGTTTGCAAAGTtattttattaacattttctATTTATGGTGTGAAACATAAGGCTAGTAAGATAAATCATTTTATGATGAGGAGGAAAATAAGGAAAAGacggtacttttttttttctgggacttTAAGGCTTTCCACAAAAGGACCTTCAGGCATATGATTCTTTGAGATAAAATACGTTTTGCATCCCTGTCTTCCCTCTCACATCGTGAGTCTCTGCCTTCACCCCCTCGGATGTTGGCTCAGAGGCATGTCTTATCTCTTCCTAACATGCATCCTGCCATGTTATGTTTCCTAAATGAATGGAAGCCTTGTTTAAACAGGGGAGAACTATAATGATCACCTCACCTGTTTTAAATGTCTGTAGGAGTATGCTTCAGTCATCATCATTAAAAATGTGTTTACTTGGCAAGTTCTACTGCTGTTTGAATTACTCTGTAAAAATTCCTCACAGTGGTTATGAAGGGATGGAAATACAGTTCAGTGACTACTTCCACATGCATTTTAGAATTCCAGGTGGcagtttaataaaataaaaaaggaatgagtTTTAGAGTTAGAGATTAGTTTCAATTCCAGGTCTTCCATTTATTTGTTGTATGaccttggattgaattgtgatccctaacttggtggttcagtggttaaagcacttgactgctaa encodes the following:
- the LOC111752380 gene encoding elongation factor 1-alpha 1-like; the protein is MGKEKTHINIVIIGHVDSGKSTTTGHLIYKWGGIDRRTIEKFEKEAAEMGKDSFKYAWVLDKLKAEREQGITIDISLWKFETSKYYVTIIDAPRHRDFIRNMIIGTSQADCAVLIVAAGVGEFEAGISKNGHTREHALLAYTLGVKQLIVGVNKMDSTEPPYSPKRFEEIVKEVSTYIKKIGHNPDTVAFVPISGWSGDNMLEPSANMPWFKGWKVTRKDGNASGTTLLEALDCILPPTHPTDKPLHLPLQDVYKIGGISTVPIRRVETGVLKPGMVVTFAPVNVTTEVKSVEMHHEALSEALPGDNVGFNVKNVSVKDVRRGNVAGDSKNDPPMEAAGFTAQVIILNHPGQISAGYAPVLDCHTAHIACKLAELKEKIDRCSGKKLEDGQKFLKSGDAAIVDMAPGKPMCVESFSDYPPLGRFAVRDMRQTVAVGVIKAVDKKAAGAGKVTKSAHKAK